TTCTGAAGGGTGTGAAAGATGGGCTGGGTTGGGCATGCTTCAAaggtggcactgggggggggggggggggcggaatatgGGTGGACACTGGACGTAGGCACGGGCCGGGGCCCTCAGGTTGGACACCGCATATCGTCCTGGTACCCAGACACTCCCTGTCAGCCCCAACCCCACCTCGCCCGCTCCtcttccccacctccaccaccccaagggTCCAATGGGATCGTGTGATGGATTGGCTAGCTCGAATGCACGGATCACCCAGGTAGACAGTGCTACTGTGGGTATGAGTCGGCGTTGTCAAATGACGCTGGttatgggagggggtggtcattcgggtgtgggtatgtgggggtgggatggaatGTTTGTGCtgttggccaggccccctagtcagtTAATCTGGAGGCGATAGAGTGTCCTGTGCGCACTGGCCCTGATGCACAGGATATGCAGCCACCTGTGCCTTCCCGGacgccatgccctgcccatcccggCCTGATGTTCATCCCCCTCCTCTGCCCTCTGGCCACGGCTTCCGTCCCTGCCGACAGTGGTACTAGTCGATGGCCCTACCTATGTCAGTGGTCTGCTTTGCATTCCCCATCCGGAGCCCTACTTAAGGGGGTACTATGGGCGTCCCATTTGGGTGGGTCACATGATGCCCTGACGCCAGGGTGGCACCCGGTTGtggcagaggcagagcatcgcggaggcctcaGTGGATACCAGGTCGAGTCCATTAATGATATGTCAACAGCGTTTACTCTACCtgttgaggcactggagcatggcattctgtcgggcgcccAGCGATGTCCACAATTTACGGCTCACACGCGATTCTCCGCGCAATTGTGTTTCACGACTCCagcgtcgctggacggagaatccctccccgcgtGTTGAGACCTACAGCCATTAATGTTGAGGCAATGTTGAAAGCATGTATTTGGGGTTTATCATCCTGTTGATTATTTTAGAATGAAGTCAATACAATAGGAGGCTGAAAGGTTCTAAGTGTTATTTTCTTACTGGTGAGACTGGTATTTTACAGCACCGTGCAAGTCAATTATAAGCTGGTTTCAAGTTTCTGTGAAATAGTTTCATTCAATGTCCTATTAAGTCTTTAATCCACACATTAGGTCGCAAAGAAAGTTAGAAAACTGCAATCATGTTTTCTTCAATATGGCAGGAATTGTGAAAAGTCAATAGAAATACACTAAGGAAATATTTTGTGTCAAAGTGGGCAAATGGTTCGACGGTCTCCCGCCTAACAACAGTTAACCATGTCGGAAGAAATTGCCAAAAATGGATGACATGCCAAGCCAGAATAAAATTGGAAACTCTGGTGTGAATTTCTGCAGGATTTAATTAGAAACCAAATCGAGTCAACAGCACAGGTGGCCCAAAGGGACTATTTTGCCATTTGAGCTCCATTTGAACATCCTCCCAACCCGTCTTCATCTCACCCTGTCAGCATATTActttatccctctctccctcatgtaATTCTTAGCTTCCCCTTCGACTTGGCAGTGTTATTCACTTCAATCACTCTTTTCAGTTTCGTGTTCCACATTGCCGAGGGTAAAGAATTCTTTCCTGAGCCCTCAATGGATTTATTCATGATTATTTTAGATTTATGACCTCGAGTCATTCCTGAATAATACATCCTCTCAGTTCCAGTATCATCCTCAGGAAATatttctgcaccttttccaatgctcctGCATtctttttataatatggtgaccagaactattCACAGAACAACGAGTGTGGTCTAATCAATGTGTTATACAAGTTTAACTTTGTTACTTTTCAATTCTGTCCATTTAGAAATGAACCGGAGCACTTTATTTACTTTTCCTTCCGCCACCTTCTCTTATGGGCTTGTTAATCCGTGTTGCTACATTTAATGATTTGTGGTTACACCTCCACAATCCTTGATTTGTCCACCTCATTTGGACATTTCGAGCTGGAGTTTCATGTGGGCTCAGGAAAATCCGACCTGAGCACTTTCACGTCTTCCAAAATGCACATCCGACCCAAGTATGCCTTTGTCCAGACTTTTGCCTTTTCAGGGAGGGTTTAGGATTGGAGGGCATTTTGCGAACCATaatagagtgtgagaggagtgtgggtgtggaggtggACTGGTGGGGGTGCCCGTCTCCATCTCCAATGCAGCAGCCCAGCTCTCAATATCATGCAAAGGCCTTCTAAATCTCACCCCTCAacatctccccccatcacccccactcgcCATACAACCCCATACCTCTTTAGATCACCAATGACATCTCCTGGCCCCTTTGATTTCTCATACCATCTCAATGCCCCATCACCCCAACCCATTCTATCCCCATGCTCCCTGTATACCCTCCATTTCCTTACACCTGGTATGCTATGTTTTATCCTCACTTTCCATGAAATAGCAATTATTATTGATACTGGGAAAAAACCTGTTCTGTAAGCATCATGAAATGTAAAATATAAAACTTACATCCATTTATAGACTGAGATTTTGGTGAAAACTGTGAGGACAGCCTTACTTTACACAAAGAAGGTAACAATATCTTCCATTGTTTTTTCTTTTCATTCATGGGTTATGAGGGTCACTGGGAAGACCAGGGGTAGAATTTTACGGTCTGGCCAGTGGGAGACGTTCATTATCCATCGCTAACTGTTGTTGTAAAGATAACAGTGTGTTTCCTCACCAAATGCAATGAATGATATGCTCAACCATTTAAGAGGGCAGTTGAGAGGCAACAACAGTGCCATGGGTCTGAAGCCATGTTTAGGCCAGACCAAAACTTTTCAATCACAAGAAGACATAAATGGACCACATGGATTTGGAAACAATCCAATTGTTTGACAGTGacccgaattctccggccatctggattttctgttcctgctggcaccgcacccccgccagtggGTTACCCGGCGGTGtagggtggcctcaatgggaaagcccattgaaaggcggcaggagtagagaatcccaccgtgaGCAACCGGTGCCCTGCTGAGAAACATGTGTCTTGGGGACCGGGGAATACAGCCCTGTATCATACAGGTTGATTTAACTAATTGAATTCAAATACCCAGAGTGTCATGGATCTAAAATCATGTCTCTGGACCAATGGACCATGCATCTGAATTCCTAATCCAGGAACATAATCACAATCCTCATCTCCACTGACAATCCATAGGATCCATACAGAATCCCTGCCGAAGGaggattcagcccatcaaatctgcaccgaccctctgaaggagcactctaccgaggcccactcccccgccttatcccagtaaccaattcacctaaccggcaaaTCTTTGGATACTtaaggtcaatttaacatggccaatccaccaaacctgcacaacattggactgtgggaggagaccggaacacctggaggaaatccacgcagacacagggagaatgtgcagactccacactgtaacacaaggccagaattgaacccaggtccctggcactgtgagacagcagtgctaaccactgtgtcaccttgtcGGCCACCATGCCGTTCAACTGTCAGGAATCATTTCTGAACTCTCCCTTTTCCACCAAATCTAAACACTATGATGATATTTGGAGGAAGTTCTGCCCATATTACAGCCAATTGGCAGCAGTTTCCCCTGCCTAGGATCACCAAACTGAGCAAATATGAGTCAGTGTTTGAATGTGGTGGAGGTGCAGGATATAAAGACTGAACACTGCAAGGgaaaggcagagcgagagagagaagcagcTCCTTTAGTCTTCGGAAGCAGCCAGCTGATCACACAAGAGGCAGAATGAAATCCTTACTCCTCACTATTGCTGCAGTGCAGATCCTCCATTGCTCAGGTAGGTACTGGAGAGAGAGTCACACCTCATAAAGCAACAAGTTATCGGCAATGAGATTCACTCACACAGATGTGACCAATGTGTAAAAAGAATTGACTGAAGAATGCTGCAGTGGTTTGTGCAACTTTCCTTTTCTCTCTCGACAGGAGTGCCGAGCCCGAAGGATGCTCTGAGAGTGTCAGTTCTAAAACTGAACAAAATCACCGAGATCACCAATCTGTGTGGGATAACCAGGAGAAGAGTGAAGGATGTAAGTGTGTCCTggtctcagtgtgtttcactgtctaAAGTCTACAAGAATATTACTGAGTGCAGTTCGACACTGATTATTAAACAGGAGCTGAATATTATATTGCTCACACTGATGGGTGAAGCAGTTCAGAATAAGAACACTAGATTCACTCAGACACTAATGACCTGCTTTCCTCTCATTAGGTTTATCGCACAGGAAAATTGTCGTACAACGTGGATTTAACATTCTCTGTGAAAGAAACCGTCTGCTCCAAGAATTCAGGATTGGAATTTGATGATCCTGGTTGTCTCTTCCGTTCCAAAAAGTCCGCAGTGAGTCCTGAGTTAGATTAAAACCCTCATGTGCATGGAGTTATATCGTAGAAACTCCCTATGTCAGTGCTGATCTTGTAATCAATAACTTAAAAAATTTCCCTTCTATTTTGACAGAAGAAAGGTTTTTGCAAAAGTCGTGTTGAATATTTTGCTGATGATGTTGTTGACGTCGATGTGGAGTGTCGAGGTTTGAGGACAATTGACAGCAACAGTGGATCATTTGAGTCGAGTGAAAACAGTATTGAGGTAATGTCACAATTACCCACATCAGGGCAATGGGATTCCTACACTTTATGGCAGCATTTCCTCCACCTGTCAGACTGGGCACGGTATTTTTTATTTTCAAACTCTTCCTTTGGAGAAGATCTGCTGTGGAAAAACGATCACAGCTACTTACGAAAATTTCATGAGCAGTAAATCTGTAAAGAGATTTGATCTCTTCTTGCTGTTATTAAAGAAAATAATTGCTCCTTATTGTCAGGGGGTTCACAGTACAGAGTCCTTGTTACTTTAATACTTTAACCATCGTTCCCAGTTTATCAGGGCCCCACTTTTTATTGTGACATTAAAAACTGTCCAGATGTTTGGTGAAACTTTCACTAATCAACATCGAACCACTGCAAACCTTCACAGAAATGTAATCAGTTTACATCTCCTCATTCCTCATCTAATCTCAGTCATTGACTTAGGTATGATGTTAaaacaaatgctttttaaaaagtcACATCTTCCCTGGCACTAAATATAAACACATTGCTATTTTAACACAGGTGATCAACAAGCGAACCACACGTCCCGGAGTCTATAAACGTAAGTATAAATCAGGATTTTTAACCAGACGATTATTGATAGCAAGAAATTGTTGCCACTTTGATTTCTTCCATTGGATTGGAATCTGGGACAGTAACGTGCTTTTATGGAATTCGGTGTCCAGagtcaggaggggaggggagacaaaTATTTAAATATTGTTGTGTCTACACCAGCTCTGGTCAAAGGATTTTGGGATGAACCTCAGTCGAGATGATTATATTTTCTAGTGAAGATTAGTCACTCTACAATGAAGTTAAGGCATCAAAGTCGCCATTTCCAATATTTACCAGACaataattcctatgttcctggtGAGCGCAATAGGGACAAACTGATTAATAATCTCAGCCTCCATCAGTTTATCCATCGAATcctcagccccactgtcccagagctgGATTGATTATTGCCATGATGGAGAATGGGAGATATTTGGTGAGGAATTCTCTGCTCCAACACTGAGTCACTCAATCCCAACATGGGAATTGAAGGAGTTAACAGAACATCATAAATCAAATCCAATATCATTGGCATCTGTTATTTACAGATGAATCTAAAAGTTTAGCAAAATATAAAATGTCTCCTTGATCCCCAGCACTAACCAGATAAATCTGAATATTTTAATATAGGTGTAAAACAGATCAAACGACTGGTCACTGCGAGAGATTTCAAACGTGAGTATAACCTGGGACTTGTGTCAGCGAATTGCCTCTTGATCGTCaactgttatattactctttgctaatatattgttactctttgctttatatatccgaaatggtctgatggtgtgattctcaagaaaccaccaatcttcaacttaaagcaaaatagttttattgaataacgaattgactaatattgagtttgcacactcaacAGAAGTATAACTAGTAATCAAATAATTTAGAATAAAGTAtgaactaatttaaactacacatgctaactatgctgtgatctatctctctaaaactgttgtctagtcactcctggttcgaagggaCCCAAGATCCTTTGCGTTCTCACATATATAGTGgatttagtgttgccctctagtggttgtgttacactgaggtGTAATCATTCACCCTTTACATGTCTCTTAAATCCAATATCATTGGCATCTGTTATTTACAGATGAATCTAAAAGTTTAGCAAAATACAAAAAGATCCCCAGCAGTAACCAGATAAATTTGAATATTTTAATATAGGTGTAAAACAGATCAAGAGACTGGTCACTGCGAGAGATTTCAAACGTGAGTATAAACTTGACTTTGTGTCAGCGAATTGCCTCTTGATCATCAACAACAATAAAACATTGAACTCAGACTGAACTCTGTCTATCTGAAAGTGACTGTTCTGTTGATTCTGTCCATTGCAGGAACACAACGATGATTCAAGAGACCGACACTAACCATGAATGAAATGTCTAAAAGGCCGAGCTTGGTGTGGACACAAGAAGACTCGGTCCCATTAAAGAAGATGTTATCGATTGTACTTTACTTGTTCATGTataagggtgggaggggggggggggctggggttcctGACTGTACATTTTACTGTAACTGGGAGATTCTATAGTTTGTAAATGTTCTTTGGTGTGTTGTTGTATTCTGTGGATCAAAATAAAAGTGTAAAGAGAATATTTACTGGTGTTCCTCCAAATATTATTCCTCATTTCACTGATTGGGAGTTCAGACAGACCGCGTGCTCGGCCCAGCCTGTCACACACTGTGATCACTCTCCTCAGTCTCCGGGTAACTGCTGGGGAACTGGGGCTTCACAGCTTTTAGTCAAGTGTTGGGAGGGGGACAATTAACAATTCATCAAAACAGTTTATTTTATTCATGTGGAGCTGCGAATTCCTGGGCTCTGTGACAATCGAATATTTCATCACCCATTTGGGGAAATGGTTTCCAAGGGTTGAATTTTCCACTCCTGCCAGTGACTGGAATTGCGGCGGGAAGGTCTGGGAAATCTGGAGTGTGGCTGAAAGTCAGGATTCCGTCGGCAGGAAAACAAAtaccaacaatataggtagaaaatgggatgaggtcctgcaagctgaattcagggagttaggagataaactaaaaagtaggacctcaaaggttgtaatcccaggattgctaccagtgccacgggctagtcagagtaggaatgtcaggatagatgggatgaatgcttagctcaagagatggtgcaaaagggagggattcaaattcctgtggcattggaaccggttctgggggaggtgggaccagtacaaaacggacggtctgcacctaggcaggactggaactgatgtcttgGGAGggatgtttgctagtgctgttggggagggtttaaactaatgtggcaggaggatgggaaccgatccaggaagtcggagggtagtaaaatggaacctgaaacaaaaagcagtaagggggaaagtgtaaggcagagaagccatagtcaaaagtcaaaaagggccacagtacagggtacagtgactgaggagagtgtgaaaaagaagatggtcaatgcaggattgagggtgttgtacctaaatgcgcgcagtataaggAACAtgttaaatgagcttgttgtgcacattgaaattggccagtacgatgttgtgggcatcacagagacgtggctgcaaggggatcaggtctGGGAAAAAACTATACAAgggtatatgtcctatcgaaaggacaggcagatgggcaaagggggcggggttgcattgttagggcagtacggtagcattgtggatagcgcaattgcttcacagctccagggtcccaggttcgattccagcttgggtcactgtctgtgcggagtctgcacatcctccccgtgtgtgcgtgggtttcctccgggtgctcccgtttcctcccacagtccaaagatgtacaggttaggtggattgtccatgatgaattgcccttcgtgtccaaaatagtgttgggtggggttagtgggttatggggtggaggtgttgaccttgggtagggtgctctttctaagagccagtgaagactcgatgggccgaatggcctccttctgcactgtaaattctatctgttagtaaggaatgaagttaaatcgatagcaaggactgatatgggatcagaaggcatagaatcattgtgggtagagttgaggtgtCGCAAAGGTGAAAagtccctgatgggagttatgtacaggccccctagcagtagtcaggatgtggggcagaaaataaatcaggagatagaataggcatgtaaaaaaggcaatactacaataatcatgggggtcttcaatatgcaggtggactgggaaaatcaggttggtagtgtcatgatattcaaacatacatcataacacatacataatgattgacagaccaacggaccaattagcacacataacacgacagccaatcacagacaagagcagacacagtataagacaagaaacacgacacttcctgggcagtccatctggagacagcacagggccaggacctcatagcaagacactcacacagtcacaacgtgctgagtaccaagtctgatgtataaatagttagatggaataaaactgcgttgtaccaatcgcaaccgtgttggttcgtcttgccctcagagcacccaacacctcaggtagtggatcccaagaaaaggaatttgtggaatgtctaagagatgtttttttggagcagcttgtgacagagccgactagggaacatgacattctggatttggtgatgtgtaatgaggcagacttgattagagaacttaaggtgaaggaacccttagggagcagtgaccctgaatttaccctgcagtttgagagggagaagctgcaatcagatataacggtattacaattaaataagggtaactacaaagacatgagggaggagctggccagagttgattggaaaaggagcctagcagggacgacagtggaacagcaatggcaggagttttttggggttattagggagacacaacagaaattcatcccaaggaggaggaaacatgctaaggggtggacaaggcatccatggctgacgagggaaatcgaggacagcataaaagctaaagaaaaaacatacaatatggtgaggattagtgggaaaccagatgattgggaagcctttaaaagtgagcagaggacaactaaaaaagcaataaggggggagaagatgaagtatgagtgcaagctagctagtaatataaaggaagataggaagagtttttttcaatatttgaaaagtaagagagaggcaagaatagacattggaccactggaaaatgtggctggagaagtaataataggaaacaaagaaatggcagaggaactggatAGTCACatttcatcagtcttcacggtggaagacaccagtgggatgccagagctccaggagaactaggggcagagatgagtgcagtgaccattactaaggagaaggttctggggaaactgaagggtctgaaggtggataagtcacctgcaccggatggactacaccccagggtcctaaaagagatagctgaggaaattgtggaggcattggtaatgatctttcaggaattactggaggcatgaagggtcccagaggactggaaagtggctaatgtaacaccattatttaagaagggagggaggcagaagatgggaaattataagccggttagcctgacttcagtcattggaaaattttagagtctgttattaaagatgaaatcgcaaggtacttggaagtgcatggtaaaataggactgagtcagcacggctttgtcaaagggaggtcatgtctgaaaaacctgttagatttctttgaagaggtaacaaggaggttagacaaaggagaaccagtggacgtgatttatttagatttccagaaagcctttgacaaggtgccgcataggaggctgttaaataagttaagagctcaccgtgttaagggtaagatcctggcatggatagaggattggctgactggcagaaggcagagagtggggataacggggtctttttcaggatggcagctggtgacaagtggtgtgcctcagggtctgtgctgcgaccacaacttttcacaatatacataaatgatctggaagaaggaactgaagatacTGTTGCTACATTTACAGATGGCACAAAGATCTGAGAGGggtagatagtattgaggaagcaggcgagcACTGCCTCATGTGGCTAACAGGATAGTGGTTGCTCTGGATGTGTTAACAGGTGTTTTTACAGAGTGATATTCACCAGCACCCTTAACTATCAACACTCTGTGGAAGAATCCGTTTATTCTATGCAGTGGTTGCCAATTCCTTTGCCTTTCTTGCCTGGCGATAACTAGTCTGAAAGACCTGTGGATGATGGAGCCAGACTGCGAGTGACACCTGGGTCAgtcattgcgattcaattttcccgccggcagcgtggagtggttataatgggaaatcccattgacaagcggagaGAGGTTAGAATCCttctgccagcgaatggcgcgcatccgagaaacacgtggctggtaaACCGAAGAACCTCGATCCTGTATTTGCTGGTGTGAATCTCTGGCTTACTTCCAGTCCATTTTCTGCAGGCACCAATCCCGTCATCGTGAGAAGGCGTTACTGGGATTTAAGTCGGCAAGATCgcggtttgagatcttccccatCCTCCTGCCAGTGATGTGATCAGGATCACACCCAGAAAGGGAATctgcatggattttaatatcattattCCGCAATAGGTGTGTGGCCCCGCAAAAcgcccctctgccccatcccagcgGCGTGATGTCATGCCGGCGCGAATGACCACATCAGAGTTGCAGATGTGTCTGGAGACCTCAGGGTTGATGGCTGAGGTGGGCATTGCCCCCAGCACCCTGGCAATACCAGGGCAGTGGCATGGGCATTGCCAGGGAGACACTGCGGGGTGTAAACCTGATGTGTGGTGAAGGGGGAGAGGGTGTTTGCGGTGAATGCACTGGGAGGGAGATGTGGTGAGTGCCACCCGATACCGCCACGGTGgggttggcggggggagggggtgggggctgagagAACCCCAAAGCCTTTGGTGGGTCATCCATGACTGCAGGGGAAGGAGTTTGGAGGGAATTAATTTTTCTCACAGATCAAGGCATTAAAGATGGCATCCCGAACTCTGTGTAGCTGGGTTTGCCAGCTTTaacaggccccgccctgccagagtgacagtgcaaCCAAGCCCGCCCGCCCCCAATTTATTTCTGacagggtgtcagaagacctggtCAGAAAACCTGCCTCTGTTACTGGACTGGTTTTCAGTCAGTGCCCCGACCAATACCAGGTGAGTCCTCACAAGCCTGGTTCAGTGATAGCGACAGGGTAGcaaaaaagatcaggggcgaaattctccccaaacggcacgatgtccgccagatcgccccgcgccccccccaggatcccggagcccgcccgcgccgccttgtcccgccggtaaatacctactttaatttacgcaggcgggacaggcaatttatcggcgggacttcggcccatctgagccggagaatccagcgggggggcccgccaaccgccgcggcccgattcccgcccccgccgagtatccggtaccagagacttcggcaaccggcgggggcgggattcacggcggtccaacgaccattctccgacccgctgggtggtcggagaatgacacccctgggaAGTGAACAATTGAATCAGGAATCCAGACTAGAGTTAAAGCAGAAAGGCTGTCACGTGTACATGATAAAGCAACATCACAGCCAAGAAGGGGACAAACAAGTCACAGTTTGCTCCATTGCCACCGGCCAGGAGGAGGAAGGGTAGCAGTGGGGATGAACTGGGGGGAAACAGGGGTGAGGCCCACATTGAAGTCAGCTACCCAGTTCAGAAATACTAGCTAGCATAGGTTCCTTCTTCTTCCACTCTTGTGCAGAACAGCAAGCAGTCCTGACGACGCTGCTGGCTCTCTTTAAAGGCTTGTTCAGAGACAAGCCTGGCTGCACCACCTTTAATAAGGCACGGGGAGTCCACAGCAAGTAATGGTAAAATACATTTATTTCAACAACAAGTATATACATGATGCCCGGTTTAAACCACACCAGGTACTCCCGGTCTCCTATCGGTAGGttccacactggctgaccttttatacaagtaTGGATAAGCTTTCCCACCCCaaacggggaagctcgtattcctcaaggaggatggggaaaacaatcatccccacatcttgggcgaaattctcccccaacggcgcgatgtccgccgactggcgcccaaaatggcgccaatcagactggcatcgcgccgccccaaaggtgcggaatgctccgcatctttgggggccgagccccgacactgaggggctaggccaacgccggagggatttccgccccgccagctggcggaaacggcgtttgttgccccgccagctgccgtggaaatgacatccccgggcggcgcatgcgcgggagtgtcagcggccgatgacagtttcccgcgcatgcgcagtggggagagtctcttccgcctctgccatggtggaggctgttgcggaggcggaagggaaagagtgcccccacggcacaggcccgcccgcggatcggtgggccccgatcgcgggccaggccaccgtgggggcacccccggggtcagattgtcccgcgccccccccaggacctcggagcccacccacgccgcc
This genomic window from Scyliorhinus torazame isolate Kashiwa2021f chromosome 2, sScyTor2.1, whole genome shotgun sequence contains:
- the LOC140407815 gene encoding secreted phosphoprotein 24-like isoform X2; this translates as MKSLLLTIAAVQILHCSGVPSPKDALRVSVLKLNKITEITNLCGITRRRVKDVYRTGKLSYNVDLTFSVKETVCSKNSGLEFDDPGCLFRSKKSAKGFCKSRVEYFADDVVDVDVECRGLRTIDSNSGSFESSENSIEVINKRTTRPGVYKRVKQIKRLVTARDFKRVKQIKRLVTARDFKRTQR
- the LOC140407815 gene encoding secreted phosphoprotein 24-like isoform X1, whose protein sequence is MKSLLLTIAAVQILHCSGVPSPKDALRVSVLKLNKITEITNLCGITRRRVKDVYRTGKLSYNVDLTFSVKETVCSKNSGLEFDDPGCLFRSKKSAKKGFCKSRVEYFADDVVDVDVECRGLRTIDSNSGSFESSENSIEVINKRTTRPGVYKRVKQIKRLVTARDFKRVKQIKRLVTARDFKRTQR